One window of the Perca flavescens isolate YP-PL-M2 chromosome 16, PFLA_1.0, whole genome shotgun sequence genome contains the following:
- the bhmt gene encoding betaine--homocysteine S-methyltransferase 1, with translation MASGAKKGILERLDAGEIVIGDGGFVFALEKRGYVKAGPWTPEAAAEHPEAVRQLHREFLRAGSNVMQTFTFYASDDKLENRGHTQRFTGQQINEAACDLAREVANEGDALVAGGVSQTPSYLSCKSENDVKAIFKKQIDVFVKKNVDFLIAEYFEHVEEAEWAVQVLKATGKPVAATLCIGPEGDLNKVSPGDCAVRLVKAGAQIVGVNCHFDPETCVKTVKMMKAGVEKAGLKAHYMTQPLAYHTPDCNCQGFIDLPEFPFGLEPRILTRWDMQKYAREAYNAGIHYIGGCCGFEPYHTRALAEELAPERGFLPAGSEKHGNWGSGLEMHTKPWVRARARRDYWEKLKPASGRPFCPSMATPDGWGVTKGHADLMQQKEATSQEQLKALFDKANKSL, from the exons GGCATATTGGAGCGTCTGGATGCAGGAGAGATCGTCATCGGGGACGGAGGCTTTGTCTTCGCCCTGGAGAAGAGGGGTTATGTCAAAGCAGGTCCGTGGACCCCCGAGGCTGCAGCCGAGCACCCTGAAGCAG TGCGCCAGCTGCACCGGGAGTTCCTGAGAGCAGGCTCCAATGTCATGCAGACGTTCACTTTCTACGCAAGCGATGATAAACTGGAGAACAGAGGCCACACTCAGCGCTTCACT gGGCAGCAAATCAACGAAGCAGCGTGTGACCTGGCCAGGGAGGTGGCCAATGAGGGTGATGCCCTGGTGGCCGGAGGAGTCTCTCAGACCCCCTCTTACCTCAGCTGCAAGAGTGAGAATGACGTCAAGGCCATCTTCAAGAAACAGATTGATGTCTTTGTCAAGAAAAATGTGGACTTCTTGATTGCTGAG TACTTTGAGCACGTGGAAGAGGCTGAGTGGGCTGTCCAGGTTTTGAAGGCCACTGGGAAGCCTGTGGCTGCAACTCTGTGTATTGGACCTGAAGGCGACCTGAACAAAGTCAGCCCCGGAGACTGTGCTGTCAGACTCGTCAAAGCTG GAGCTCAGATTGTGGGCGTCAACTGCCACTTTGACCCGGAGACATGTGTGAAGACTGTGAAGATGATGAAGGCGGGAGTGGAGAAAGCCGGGCTGAAGGCTCACTACATGACCCAGCCGCTGGCTTACCACACTCCTGACTGCAACTGCCAGGGTTTCATTGATCTGCCCGAGTTCCCTTTCG GTCTGGAGCCGAGGATCCTGACCAGATGGGACATGCAGAAATACGCCCGGGAAGCGTACAACGCTGGTATTCATTACATCGGAGGCTGCTGTGGATTTGAACCCTATCACACCCGTGCCCTGGCCGAAGAGCTGGCACCCGAGAGGGGTTTCCTGCCGGCCGGCTCTGAGAAGCACGGCAACTGGGGCAGTGGTCTGGAGATGCACACGAAGCCTTGGGTCAGAGCTAG GGCCCGTCGTGACTACTGGGAGAAGCTGAAGCCTGCGTCTGGCCGTCCCTTCTGCCCCTCGATGGCCACGCCCGATGGTTGGGGTGTCACCAAAGGCCATGCTGACCTGATGCAGCAGAAAGAGGCCACCTCCCAGGAGCAGCTGAAGGCTCTCTTCGACAAGGCCAACAAAAGCCTCTGA